The genomic DNA CCTCCGCTCTTGTTCTATTTATCCCGCTTTTTACATACACATGTACAAAAAGGTTGTACATTGTGATTGTGAGGGATGATGATGAGTCAATATTACGAAACAAATAATTCAAGCAAAAGCCCCGTCCAGGAACATGACATCATTATGAGGAGCAGGCGCTTGCTTGATATAACAGGAGTCAAGCAAGTAGAAAGTTTTGATAACGAGGAATTTTTGCTGGAGACTGTTATGGGTTTTCTCGCAATACGCGGTCAAAACCTGCAAATGAAAAATCTTGATGTCGATAAAGGGATTGTTTCCATTAAAGGGAAAGTGTACGATATTGTTTATTTAGACGAGCACCA from Bacillus methanolicus MGA3 includes the following:
- the yabP gene encoding sporulation protein YabP; translated protein: MSQYYETNNSSKSPVQEHDIIMRSRRLLDITGVKQVESFDNEEFLLETVMGFLAIRGQNLQMKNLDVDKGIVSIKGKVYDIVYLDEHHGEKAKGIFSKLFR